In the genome of Pediococcus claussenii ATCC BAA-344, one region contains:
- a CDS encoding S-ribosylhomocysteine lyase has translation MAKIETEVESFELDHTKVKAPYVRLITVEEGSKGDKISNFDLRLVQPNENAIPTAGLHTIEHLLAGLLRDRMDGVIDCSPFGCRTGFHLITWGEHSTTEVAKALKSSLEAIANDIKWEDVPGTDIYSCGNYRDHSLFSAKEWSKKILSEGISDQPFERNVI, from the coding sequence ATGGCAAAAATTGAAACAGAAGTTGAAAGTTTTGAATTAGATCATACTAAGGTTAAGGCACCATATGTGCGTTTGATCACGGTTGAAGAGGGATCAAAGGGAGACAAAATTTCTAACTTTGACTTACGCTTAGTTCAACCAAACGAGAATGCAATTCCAACGGCCGGATTACACACAATTGAACATTTATTAGCAGGTTTATTACGCGATCGTATGGATGGTGTTATTGATTGTTCACCATTTGGTTGCCGAACTGGTTTCCATTTGATTACATGGGGCGAACATTCTACAACTGAAGTTGCCAAGGCGTTAAAGAGTTCGCTTGAAGCAATCGCCAACGATATTAAGTGGGAAGACGTACCAGGAACCGATATTTATAGTTGCGGAAATTATCGTGATCATTCACTATTCTCTGCTAAAGAATGGTCTAAGAAGATTTTATCAGAGGGAATTAGCGATCAGCCTTTTGAACGTAACGTGATTTAG
- a CDS encoding MalY/PatB family protein, which produces MEQEEFISKYAVDRHNTSSLKWDALEERFGNADLTPMWVADMEFKEPKAATEALKKRVENNVYGYSVVPEGYFKTYQAWQKKRHNIRLESEWLLFDNGVVSSLYTLVNTFTQPNDAVLILTPVYYPFHDAIKDNGRRLIASQLVEEDGQFNMDFADIERKIVENDVKLFIQCSPHNPVGRIWTEKELATVLEICRKHHVLVVSDEIHQDIEIGKRKFISALSVEDEKFHNDLIVVTSPSKTFNMAGLLNSHVIIPNEKIREQFKIGKNRFNHTDESILGQIAAEAAYRDGEEWLEAVLEVIRTNYQYVKNQLAANVPEIKVADLQGTYLLWVDLRGLVAPEQVRQFVQDKVGIAVDYGEWFGEDKLGCIRLNLATEPQFIENAVQNIVKFAGQYRK; this is translated from the coding sequence ATGGAGCAGGAAGAATTCATTTCAAAGTACGCGGTTGATCGCCATAACACTAGTTCTTTAAAGTGGGATGCACTAGAAGAACGTTTTGGGAATGCAGATTTAACACCAATGTGGGTCGCAGATATGGAGTTTAAGGAGCCCAAAGCAGCCACGGAAGCACTAAAAAAACGTGTTGAAAATAATGTTTACGGTTATTCGGTGGTACCGGAGGGATACTTTAAAACATATCAGGCTTGGCAAAAGAAACGCCATAATATCAGATTAGAATCAGAATGGCTACTCTTTGATAATGGGGTGGTTTCTTCATTGTATACGTTAGTTAATACCTTTACGCAACCCAACGACGCTGTGCTTATTTTAACGCCAGTTTATTACCCATTCCATGACGCAATTAAGGATAACGGCAGAAGACTAATTGCTTCACAGTTGGTTGAAGAAGATGGCCAGTTCAACATGGATTTTGCAGATATTGAACGTAAAATCGTTGAAAACGATGTTAAATTATTTATCCAGTGCTCACCACATAATCCAGTTGGAAGAATTTGGACCGAAAAAGAACTTGCTACAGTCCTCGAAATTTGTCGGAAGCATCATGTTTTGGTTGTCTCTGATGAAATTCATCAGGATATTGAAATTGGAAAGCGTAAGTTTATTTCGGCACTCAGTGTTGAAGATGAAAAGTTTCATAATGATTTAATTGTGGTTACTTCCCCCTCCAAAACATTTAACATGGCCGGTTTACTTAATTCACATGTCATAATTCCGAATGAAAAAATTCGAGAACAGTTTAAGATTGGAAAGAATCGATTTAATCATACTGATGAGAGTATTTTAGGCCAAATAGCTGCTGAGGCTGCTTATCGAGATGGCGAAGAATGGCTTGAAGCAGTTCTTGAAGTTATCAGGACCAACTATCAGTATGTTAAAAATCAATTGGCAGCAAATGTACCAGAAATTAAAGTAGCAGATTTACAAGGGACGTATTTACTCTGGGTAGATTTGAGGGGACTAGTTGCACCTGAACAAGTAAGACAATTTGTTCAAGATAAAGTTGGAATTGCGGTTGATTACGGCGAATGGTTTGGTGAAGATAAGCTTGGTTGTATTCGACTGAACTTGGCAACAGAACCACAATTCATAGAAAATGCTGTGCAGAATATCGTCAAATTTGCTGGCCAGTATCGTAAATAG
- a CDS encoding isochorismatase family protein, producing MKKALLVIDVQTDVVKEAYQHDQIIRKINERISRYRKDDSSALIFIQHEDEELIRGSNGWQFDSMLNVKDDDIVVAKTHPNSFYRTRLQDVLNRLAVTDLEVCGAQTQYCIDTTIRIAHDREYPIEIYRDAYTTVDNEFIDAATTNSYYANMWDGRFATVKEEI from the coding sequence ATGAAAAAAGCATTGTTAGTCATTGATGTTCAAACGGATGTTGTTAAGGAGGCTTATCAACATGACCAAATTATTCGAAAAATTAATGAGCGGATTAGTCGGTATCGTAAGGACGATTCCAGTGCATTGATCTTTATTCAACACGAGGATGAAGAGCTGATCCGAGGCAGTAATGGATGGCAATTCGATTCGATGCTGAACGTTAAAGATGATGACATTGTAGTGGCAAAGACACATCCTAATTCATTCTATCGAACTCGCTTGCAGGATGTTTTGAATCGATTGGCCGTCACAGATTTAGAAGTATGTGGAGCACAGACTCAATATTGCATAGATACAACAATTCGGATTGCACATGACCGAGAATATCCAATTGAAATTTATCGGGATGCGTACACCACAGTTGACAATGAGTTTATAGACGCCGCTACAACAAATTCATATTATGCCAATATGTGGGATGGACGTTTTGCGACCGTTAAGGAGGAGATTTGA
- a CDS encoding DegV family protein, translating into MKTAIVTDTGAYLKPEEIKKYNIRVLPLTVIMGDSQYKETEELDAETFFDYMRNESALPTTAQVSIGAAEELYNQLADEGYDEVISIHLSKGITSFLDSLEGFLKTYNKIKVYPYDSTIAAAGEADLCLLAATMVLDGKHANEIMPQLARLTETLNVDFVVDDLKHLTRTGRLSNRSAIIGNLLRIKPMLTFEDGKIVAVGRERTMKRAFGVIKSDLRKTLEENDYPVLGTILDANYAELSDKWLEELQQEFPNVRFDQRHLGPAISVHTGEKTMALIWERDWKSLT; encoded by the coding sequence ATGAAAACAGCAATTGTAACGGATACTGGAGCCTATTTAAAACCAGAAGAGATCAAAAAATATAATATTAGAGTTCTACCTTTGACAGTTATCATGGGTGATAGTCAATATAAGGAAACCGAAGAATTAGATGCGGAAACTTTCTTTGACTACATGCGAAATGAGTCGGCGTTACCAACGACCGCACAGGTTTCAATTGGAGCTGCGGAAGAATTATATAATCAACTTGCGGACGAAGGATACGATGAGGTTATCTCAATTCATCTTTCCAAGGGAATAACATCGTTTCTTGATTCCTTGGAGGGTTTCTTAAAAACGTACAATAAGATTAAGGTATATCCATATGATTCTACAATTGCCGCAGCCGGCGAAGCAGATTTGTGTTTGTTAGCAGCAACAATGGTTTTGGATGGGAAACATGCTAATGAGATTATGCCCCAGTTGGCTAGGTTAACGGAGACATTAAACGTTGATTTCGTAGTAGATGATTTAAAACACTTAACACGAACAGGTCGATTAAGTAACCGTTCTGCGATTATTGGAAACCTATTAAGAATTAAACCGATGCTAACTTTTGAAGACGGAAAAATTGTGGCAGTTGGAAGAGAACGCACAATGAAGAGAGCATTCGGAGTGATTAAGTCAGATTTGAGGAAGACTTTAGAAGAGAACGACTATCCTGTTTTGGGAACCATTTTGGATGCAAACTATGCGGAATTATCTGATAAATGGTTGGAAGAATTGCAACAGGAATTTCCAAATGTTCGTTTTGATCAGCGCCATTTGGGACCTGCTATTAGCGTTCATACCGGAGAAAAAACAATGGCCTTGATTTGGGAACGTGATTGGAAATCATTGACGTAA
- a CDS encoding type II toxin-antitoxin system PemK/MazF family toxin, which yields MFQTFKRGDIVLMNFNPSKGHEQKGYRPALVWTNQEAQTVSGFAVVIPITSHDKNYPLHVRIDNKTDNIRGVIMVDQLISIDLMARHLKLVGNCGKHILDEVDSIVADMTD from the coding sequence ATGTTTCAAACTTTTAAAAGAGGGGATATTGTTCTTATGAATTTTAATCCTTCTAAAGGTCACGAACAAAAAGGGTATCGTCCTGCCTTAGTATGGACTAATCAAGAAGCACAAACTGTTAGTGGGTTTGCTGTGGTTATACCGATAACATCACACGACAAAAATTATCCGCTACACGTTCGAATCGATAATAAAACGGATAATATTAGGGGTGTAATAATGGTTGATCAGTTGATTTCGATTGATTTAATGGCTCGCCATTTAAAACTAGTTGGAAATTGTGGTAAACATATTTTAGATGAGGTTGATTCAATCGTAGCCGATATGACGGATTAA
- a CDS encoding YhgE/Pip domain-containing protein, with the protein MFKKNKFFVLAFAAAIFLTLFFVVTQIPSANPVPKNIPIAVVNLDQGKMGKTIFSKITGAKKSTNENTPTVDWTYKKDEDSARKGMNQQEYYATIVVPKNFTKDIAGVLQNKSDGTQLKIVINQGVNPTLAGSVSTLLTTMVGKINGEVQAQMFKQLAIAQVKLPAETSAKMMNIVTEKTETVHSTKHLMTASSGFFQPIWIASLVSALMLFYAGKGREFKSRKHLAWFKLGQVSVAALLAITMGFLTTVYSEWILGYNLPTPVTVGWFLSIAGFAFIMLILGFVSWLGVPGVAIFGILLFFSAPLMQLAPQMIPHFYRVWVTPWLPMRFLFDGSRGILYYGQHLWNNSVSGLLIVMSVGLVVIFSEIFSPRRTFVNGELDD; encoded by the coding sequence ATGTTTAAGAAAAACAAATTTTTTGTATTAGCATTTGCAGCAGCAATATTTTTAACTTTATTTTTTGTGGTAACGCAGATTCCGTCTGCTAACCCCGTTCCTAAAAATATTCCAATTGCGGTAGTAAATCTTGATCAGGGGAAAATGGGTAAGACTATTTTTTCAAAGATAACTGGAGCAAAAAAGAGTACCAATGAGAATACTCCAACAGTTGATTGGACATATAAAAAGGATGAGGATTCGGCTCGTAAGGGTATGAATCAACAAGAGTATTATGCAACAATTGTAGTACCTAAGAATTTTACGAAAGATATCGCTGGTGTCCTACAGAATAAAAGTGATGGAACACAGTTGAAGATTGTTATTAATCAAGGTGTAAATCCAACCTTAGCAGGTTCAGTGAGCACCTTGCTTACAACAATGGTAGGAAAGATTAATGGTGAAGTACAAGCACAAATGTTTAAACAACTAGCGATTGCACAGGTTAAGTTGCCCGCAGAGACTTCAGCAAAAATGATGAATATCGTTACAGAAAAGACGGAAACAGTCCATTCGACTAAACATCTTATGACCGCCAGTTCAGGATTTTTCCAACCAATTTGGATTGCAAGCCTAGTTTCTGCATTGATGTTATTCTACGCAGGAAAAGGGCGTGAGTTTAAATCAAGGAAACATCTAGCATGGTTTAAGTTGGGTCAAGTATCGGTAGCAGCATTATTAGCGATAACGATGGGATTTTTGACAACCGTGTATTCGGAGTGGATTTTGGGCTACAATCTACCGACTCCGGTTACAGTGGGGTGGTTCCTATCAATTGCTGGATTTGCTTTTATCATGCTGATACTAGGATTCGTATCATGGCTTGGCGTACCAGGCGTTGCCATATTTGGTATATTGTTATTCTTCTCAGCACCACTTATGCAATTGGCGCCACAGATGATCCCACATTTTTACAGGGTTTGGGTAACACCATGGCTTCCAATGAGGTTCTTGTTTGATGGCTCAAGAGGGATTCTGTATTATGGACAACATTTATGGAATAATTCGGTTAGTGGTCTGTTAATTGTAATGAGCGTTGGATTAGTAGTGATTTTTTCAGAAATCTTTTCACCCAGAAGAACCTTTGTAAACGGGGAATTGGATGACTAA